In a genomic window of Desulfovibrio sp. JC022:
- a CDS encoding Lrp/AsnC family transcriptional regulator: MKERPLVLDEVDRKIIEELQRNGRESYKNIARKLGVSDGTVRLRTERMIKNDYLRITASVNPLYFENSLIAMVGINLEERANPEVMEKMAKVPGVQSVMNVSGRFDLLVEVFVSSRNAFRQFLVDDLSSVGGVKSTETFMFLEAVNKWAEHKE, translated from the coding sequence GTGAAAGAGCGTCCTTTGGTTCTTGATGAAGTTGATCGTAAAATTATTGAAGAATTGCAGCGCAATGGGCGTGAGTCGTACAAAAATATAGCTCGCAAGCTTGGAGTTTCCGATGGAACAGTGCGGCTGCGTACAGAGCGGATGATTAAAAATGATTATCTGAGAATTACTGCTTCTGTAAATCCGCTTTATTTTGAGAACAGCCTTATCGCCATGGTCGGTATTAACCTTGAGGAAAGGGCCAACCCTGAAGTTATGGAAAAGATGGCTAAAGTGCCCGGTGTTCAGTCTGTGATGAACGTGTCCGGAAGATTCGACCTCCTTGTTGAAGTTTTTGTTTCATCCCGAAATGCTTTCCGTCAGTTTCTGGTAGATGACCTGTCCAGTGTCGGCGGTGTAAAATCCACCGAAACTTTCATGTTTCTTGAAGCTGTCAACAAATGGGCTGAGCATAAGGAGTAG
- a CDS encoding glycine C-acetyltransferase, giving the protein MKNNLLQALSAQTEELKANGLYKDERIITSQQQALISVEGGQEVLNFCANNYLGLANNPDLIETGKKALDKYGFGLSSVRFICGTQDVHKELEEKISDFLKTEDTILYSSCFDANGGLFETILSKEDAVISDSLNHASIIDGVRLCKAQRFRYKNNDMADLEEQLKAAEGCRHKLIVTDGVFSMDGIIADLKSVCDLADKYGALVMVDDSHAVGFIGENGRGTPEYCGVLDRVDIITGTLGKALGGASGGYTSGRKEIIEWLRQRSRPYLFSNTLAPVIASTSIAVLDMIAEKPELRERLNENSKIFRTRMEEAGFDLVPGNHPIIPVMLGDAVLAQKMAAGLLKEGIYVIGFSFPVVPRGQARIRTQMSAAHTPEQVNRAVDAFIKVGRELEIIK; this is encoded by the coding sequence ATGAAAAATAATTTACTTCAGGCACTTTCAGCCCAGACCGAAGAGTTGAAAGCCAACGGCCTTTACAAAGATGAAAGAATCATAACATCCCAGCAACAAGCCCTTATTTCGGTAGAGGGCGGTCAGGAAGTGCTCAACTTCTGCGCCAACAACTATCTGGGACTGGCTAACAACCCCGATCTCATCGAGACAGGCAAAAAGGCTCTCGATAAATACGGATTCGGACTTTCTTCTGTACGTTTCATTTGCGGAACGCAGGATGTACACAAGGAGCTGGAAGAGAAAATCAGTGATTTTCTCAAAACTGAAGACACCATTCTTTATAGTTCCTGCTTTGATGCCAACGGCGGTCTTTTTGAAACCATCCTCAGTAAAGAAGATGCTGTCATCAGTGACTCACTCAACCATGCCTCCATCATCGACGGCGTGCGCCTCTGCAAAGCCCAGCGTTTCCGTTACAAAAACAACGACATGGCTGACCTTGAAGAACAGCTTAAAGCAGCTGAAGGATGCCGCCACAAGCTCATCGTCACCGACGGTGTGTTCTCCATGGACGGCATCATCGCCGATCTCAAGTCTGTCTGTGACCTGGCTGACAAGTACGGCGCACTGGTCATGGTTGACGATTCCCACGCAGTAGGTTTTATCGGTGAAAACGGACGCGGCACCCCTGAATACTGCGGTGTTCTGGACCGTGTCGACATAATCACCGGAACTCTTGGTAAAGCCCTTGGTGGTGCTTCCGGCGGCTACACTTCCGGCCGCAAAGAAATCATCGAATGGCTGCGCCAGAGATCACGCCCCTATCTTTTTTCCAACACCCTTGCCCCGGTTATCGCCTCCACTTCCATTGCGGTTCTGGATATGATTGCTGAAAAGCCTGAGCTACGCGAAAGACTCAATGAAAACAGCAAAATCTTCCGCACCCGTATGGAAGAAGCCGGTTTTGACCTCGTACCCGGCAACCACCCGATTATTCCGGTAATGCTCGGCGATGCTGTTCTGGCCCAGAAAATGGCCGCAGGACTGCTCAAGGAAGGCATCTACGTAATCGGATTCAGCTTCCCGGTAGTTCCGCGCGGACAGGCCCGCATCAGGACCCAGATGTCAGCTGCACACACTCCGGAGCAGGTAAACAGAGCGGTTGACGCATTTATTAAAGTCGGCCGGGAACTCGAGATCATCAAATAG
- the tdh gene encoding L-threonine 3-dehydrogenase, with protein MKALVKSKAEEGIWMEEVPIPECGHNDVLIKVKKTAICGTDVHIYNWDSWSQQTIPVPMVVGHEFVGTIEKMGGEVQGLALGDRVSAEGHVTCGHCRNCRAGKRHLCRNTIGVGVNRPGCFAEYVCVPAVNVFKVDDSISDDMASIFDPLGNAVHTALSFDLVGEDVLITGAGPIGMMAVAVARHAGARHIVITDINDYRLELAGKMGATRTVNVSKEKLEDVMNGLGMTEGFDVGLEMSGSPAAFSEMLDKMNHGGNIALLGILPDNTAIDWNQVVFKGLKLKGIYGREMFETWYKMASMLQSSLDVTPAITHHFKIDDFQKGFDVMRSGQSGKVILDWTK; from the coding sequence ATGAAAGCCCTCGTAAAAAGCAAGGCCGAAGAAGGCATCTGGATGGAAGAAGTTCCGATTCCTGAATGCGGTCATAACGATGTCCTTATCAAGGTCAAAAAGACCGCCATCTGCGGAACAGATGTCCACATTTACAACTGGGACAGCTGGTCTCAGCAGACCATTCCTGTCCCCATGGTCGTGGGCCATGAATTTGTCGGCACCATCGAAAAGATGGGCGGCGAAGTTCAGGGACTCGCTCTTGGCGACCGTGTTTCCGCTGAAGGACACGTAACCTGCGGACACTGCCGTAACTGCCGCGCCGGTAAACGCCACCTCTGCCGCAACACCATCGGCGTAGGCGTAAACCGCCCCGGCTGTTTTGCCGAGTACGTCTGTGTCCCCGCTGTCAACGTATTCAAAGTCGATGACTCAATCAGCGATGACATGGCGTCCATCTTCGACCCCCTTGGAAACGCGGTCCACACCGCCCTTTCCTTCGATCTCGTGGGTGAAGACGTACTCATCACCGGAGCAGGTCCCATCGGCATGATGGCCGTTGCTGTTGCCCGCCATGCCGGTGCAAGACACATTGTCATCACTGACATCAACGACTACCGCCTTGAACTGGCCGGAAAAATGGGCGCGACCCGCACCGTGAACGTCAGCAAGGAAAAGCTCGAAGATGTGATGAACGGACTGGGCATGACCGAAGGTTTTGACGTAGGCCTTGAAATGTCCGGCTCCCCCGCCGCGTTCAGTGAAATGCTGGATAAAATGAACCACGGCGGAAACATCGCCCTGCTTGGTATCCTGCCTGACAACACCGCCATTGACTGGAATCAGGTAGTGTTCAAGGGATTGAAACTCAAAGGTATTTATGGACGTGAGATGTTTGAGACATGGTACAAAATGGCTTCCATGCTCCAGTCCAGCCTTGACGTAACCCCCGCTATCACCCACCACTTCAAAATCGATGATTTTCAGAAAGGTTTTGATGTGATGCGCAGCGGCCAGTCCGGAAAAGTCATCCTTGACTGGACTAAATAA
- a CDS encoding AsmA family protein produces MSKAVKIIVASVSALILIVGVAMVLAVVLINPNDYKGEIAEAVRGKTGRELVFDGDLELSVFPWIGVKTGGIALSNAVGFSEKNMFSLKSADVSLKLLPLITGKVELKNVDVADLQLFLMRNKDGLTNWDDLTGDKKSEEKKDEPSSSGKSELNLSVGGVNVQNARVVWDDRKENVRQSVDDCDIVIEGFAPGSPFNFNVHVALSSTKPEISADINTSGEASISADFKQLSVKGLNVVVDAEGKAVPGGKGQVKLSGDAAVDMIKGAADVAGLVLEAYGMKAQGSLTAAGLNSKAMSFSGDMSIPGFNLKDTLDKMGMGLKTADSKALTSVGMNFNYAGSSKSVEIKDLQVNLDETTIKGLFSFANPDRPNIVAQLGIDKINVDSYLPPAEEKKAEAKDEKAAEKKPAEGKQELIPVDMLRKLTLKADLNIKQLIAKKANITDVVVRARAKNGVLTVKPASFNLAKGAFTSSAVVDVRGKSPLMSVTAGLSGLDGKELALQMTGQDKFSGEMSFNTGLNTRGNDMKTVYANLNGKLGFKVMSGYVSGFDLLYLAGDAFSVLTGGAFGQRDSKRTEFGEVSATAVIKNGVADNRDLLMQSPLLRAAGAGKVDLNTMKIDYGLDTKIVGTLEGQGGKGMKDLIGLTVPVTITGDVADPSVMVDLPRFAAVLAKSGFKVVGSVIEGVGDVLEGIGDTFSGKKKAGSGDESKKNPVQELGGAIKKLF; encoded by the coding sequence ATGAGTAAGGCAGTTAAAATTATCGTAGCGTCGGTTTCGGCTCTGATTCTGATCGTGGGCGTAGCCATGGTGCTGGCCGTGGTATTGATTAATCCCAATGATTACAAAGGTGAAATTGCAGAGGCTGTGCGTGGCAAAACAGGGCGCGAGCTTGTTTTTGACGGAGATCTGGAACTATCTGTGTTTCCGTGGATCGGGGTTAAAACCGGAGGGATCGCACTTTCCAATGCGGTTGGTTTTTCCGAAAAGAATATGTTCAGTCTTAAATCAGCTGATGTTAGTTTGAAACTTTTACCGCTTATTACCGGTAAGGTTGAGCTTAAAAATGTTGATGTTGCCGATTTACAGCTGTTTCTGATGCGGAATAAAGATGGTCTCACCAACTGGGATGACCTTACCGGGGATAAAAAGAGTGAAGAGAAAAAAGATGAACCTTCCTCTTCCGGCAAGTCGGAATTGAATCTTTCGGTGGGCGGGGTAAATGTCCAGAATGCCCGCGTGGTCTGGGATGACCGTAAGGAAAATGTCCGTCAGTCTGTTGATGACTGCGATATCGTCATCGAAGGATTTGCGCCGGGCAGCCCTTTTAATTTTAATGTTCATGTTGCCCTTTCTTCCACCAAGCCTGAAATCAGTGCTGATATTAACACGTCCGGCGAGGCTTCAATTTCCGCAGACTTCAAACAATTGAGCGTGAAAGGGTTGAATGTTGTGGTGGATGCCGAAGGTAAAGCTGTTCCCGGTGGGAAGGGGCAGGTCAAGCTTTCCGGCGATGCCGCTGTTGATATGATTAAAGGTGCTGCCGATGTGGCCGGGCTGGTGCTGGAAGCATACGGCATGAAGGCGCAGGGGTCGCTTACTGCTGCCGGACTCAATTCCAAAGCTATGAGTTTTTCCGGTGATATGAGCATTCCCGGATTTAACTTGAAGGATACGCTTGATAAAATGGGTATGGGGCTGAAAACCGCAGACAGCAAGGCCCTGACTTCAGTGGGAATGAATTTTAACTATGCTGGCAGCAGCAAGTCTGTTGAGATAAAGGATTTGCAGGTTAATCTTGATGAAACCACCATCAAGGGCCTGTTTTCATTCGCCAATCCTGATCGACCCAATATTGTGGCCCAGTTGGGCATTGATAAAATTAATGTGGACAGCTACCTGCCTCCTGCGGAAGAAAAGAAGGCTGAAGCAAAAGACGAAAAGGCTGCTGAAAAGAAACCAGCCGAGGGCAAGCAGGAACTTATCCCGGTGGATATGCTGCGTAAACTGACCCTTAAAGCAGATTTGAACATAAAGCAGCTCATAGCCAAAAAGGCCAACATAACCGATGTGGTGGTCCGTGCCCGTGCCAAGAATGGAGTGCTGACCGTAAAGCCGGCATCGTTTAATCTTGCCAAGGGGGCTTTTACTTCCTCGGCTGTTGTGGATGTGCGTGGTAAGAGCCCGCTTATGTCCGTGACTGCGGGACTCAGCGGATTGGACGGCAAAGAGCTTGCTTTGCAGATGACCGGACAGGATAAATTCTCCGGTGAGATGAGTTTCAATACCGGCCTTAATACTCGTGGTAACGATATGAAAACCGTATACGCCAACCTTAACGGTAAGCTCGGTTTCAAGGTTATGAGCGGTTACGTATCCGGTTTTGACCTTCTTTATCTTGCCGGGGACGCTTTTTCCGTGCTGACCGGGGGAGCTTTCGGTCAGCGGGACAGCAAGCGTACCGAATTCGGTGAAGTTTCCGCTACAGCAGTCATTAAAAATGGTGTGGCTGATAACCGTGACCTGCTGATGCAATCTCCGCTGCTCAGAGCTGCCGGGGCCGGTAAGGTTGACCTGAATACCATGAAGATCGATTACGGTCTTGATACTAAGATTGTCGGGACTCTGGAAGGTCAGGGCGGTAAAGGTATGAAGGATCTCATAGGATTAACTGTTCCGGTTACTATCACAGGCGATGTTGCTGATCCTTCGGTTATGGTTGATCTGCCTCGCTTTGCGGCTGTTCTGGCAAAGTCCGGATTCAAAGTAGTAGGCAGCGTGATTGAAGGTGTTGGCGATGTCCTTGAAGGAATTGGTGATACTTTCAGTGGCAAGAAAAAGGCTGGTTCCGGTGATGAATCCAAGAAAAATCCGGTTCAGGAACTTGGTGGAGCGATCAAAAAGTTGTTTTAA
- a CDS encoding MerR family transcriptional regulator, with product MSGQSEEKIYKIGQAAKAVGLKSYVLRFWEGEFEQLEPIRTPSGQRLYNEGHISLISRIKTLLHDEGLTIEGARKRLDSPDEESVEMAQDSFAPAPDAVSQLPLFSHEEFDSGEDKALLREIRTELLAIKDLLG from the coding sequence ATGAGTGGGCAGAGTGAAGAAAAAATTTATAAGATCGGGCAGGCGGCTAAGGCTGTCGGTTTGAAATCTTACGTGCTGCGATTCTGGGAAGGCGAATTTGAGCAGCTGGAGCCGATCCGTACCCCGTCCGGACAGCGTTTATATAATGAAGGGCACATTTCCTTGATCAGCCGGATAAAGACTCTTCTGCACGATGAGGGGTTGACCATTGAAGGTGCCCGCAAGCGTCTTGATTCCCCGGATGAGGAATCTGTCGAAATGGCGCAGGACTCATTTGCTCCCGCTCCTGATGCGGTCTCGCAATTGCCGCTGTTCAGTCATGAAGAGTTTGATTCTGGAGAGGATAAGGCCCTTTTAAGGGAAATTCGTACGGAATTGTTGGCGATCAAGGATTTACTGGGCTGA